A single genomic interval of Ramlibacter sp. harbors:
- a CDS encoding acyl-CoA dehydrogenase family protein, whose protein sequence is MRPSIAHLGLPFFDDAHRAMAPQLVDWAQAQQVDERDDRAACREWVRKLGDAGWLRYCVPAAFGGALQRLDSRALVILRETLAFHSPLADFALAMQGLGSGAITLAGSPAQQAHYLGGVARGELIAAFALSEPDAGSDAGAMKMVAAGAQPARTGGTFDSYRLDGTKTWISNGGIADFYCVFAKTDVQAGTRGITAFVVDADTPGLDSSEHIAVMAPHPLATLRFTGCEVPGSAQLGALHGGFKLAMQTLDIFRASVAGAALGFARRALAEAVAHARQRKMFGQTLADFQLTQARLGEMAALIDAAALLTYRAAWLRDEGEKRGGVRVTAEAAMAKMTATENAQRVIDMALQMHGGLGVKVGTRVESLYRDIRSLRIYEGATEVQQLIIGKSVLQE, encoded by the coding sequence ATGCGCCCTTCCATCGCCCACCTGGGCCTGCCTTTTTTCGATGACGCCCACCGCGCCATGGCCCCGCAGCTGGTGGACTGGGCCCAGGCCCAGCAGGTGGACGAGCGCGATGACCGCGCGGCCTGCCGCGAATGGGTGCGCAAGCTGGGCGACGCCGGCTGGCTGCGCTACTGTGTGCCGGCGGCCTTTGGCGGCGCGCTGCAGCGGCTGGACTCGCGCGCGCTGGTGATCCTGCGCGAGACGCTGGCCTTCCATTCGCCGCTGGCGGACTTCGCATTGGCCATGCAGGGGCTGGGCAGCGGCGCCATCACGCTGGCGGGCAGCCCGGCGCAGCAGGCCCACTACCTGGGCGGCGTGGCCCGGGGCGAGCTGATCGCGGCCTTCGCGCTCAGCGAGCCCGATGCGGGCTCCGATGCGGGCGCTATGAAAATGGTAGCTGCCGGTGCCCAGCCAGCAAGGACTGGCGGCACATTTGACTCGTACCGGCTGGATGGCACCAAGACCTGGATCAGCAACGGCGGCATCGCCGACTTTTACTGCGTGTTTGCCAAGACCGATGTGCAGGCCGGCACCCGCGGCATCACGGCCTTTGTCGTTGACGCCGACACTCCCGGGCTGGACAGCAGCGAGCACATCGCGGTGATGGCCCCGCACCCGCTGGCCACGCTCCGGTTCACGGGTTGCGAAGTGCCGGGCAGCGCCCAGCTGGGCGCGCTGCATGGCGGCTTCAAGCTGGCCATGCAGACGCTGGACATCTTCCGCGCCTCGGTCGCGGGCGCGGCCCTGGGCTTTGCCCGGCGTGCGCTGGCCGAGGCCGTGGCCCACGCCAGGCAGCGCAAGATGTTTGGCCAGACGCTGGCCGACTTCCAGCTCACCCAGGCCAGGCTGGGCGAGATGGCGGCGCTGATCGACGCGGCCGCGCTGCTGACCTACCGCGCGGCCTGGCTGCGCGACGAGGGCGAAAAGCGCGGCGGCGTGCGCGTGACCGCCGAAGCCGCCATGGCCAAGATGACCGCGACCGAGAACGCCCAGCGCGTGATCGACATGGCGCTGCAGATGCACGGAGGCCTGGGCGTCAAGGTCGGCACCCGGGTCGAGAGCCTGTACCGCGACATCCGTTCGCTGCGCATCTATGAAGGTGCGACCGAGGTCCAGCAATTGATCATTGGCAAATCCGTCTTGCAGGAGTAA
- a CDS encoding AMP-binding protein — protein MSAHTDPFVHDRLPPRAQWPELRYDLPELQLPDQINLVQALLDDAPAKGFADRPMLRSAQVVFTYAQAQERVNRIARLLTEDYGLQPGNRVLLRGGNSVGLALAWLAVVKAGLVVVATMPLLRARELGDIIEKAQPVLAICDARLLDELEQARAAHPLLKTVLHYNAPDDPQDLGALCAGKSGEFTACPTLADDIALMAFTSGTTGKPKAALHTHRDVLAACEAWPRHVLKATPDDIVMGSPPLAFTFGLGGLLVFPMWAGASVYFPDVPYTPEAMVKLINETGATICYTAPTFYRQMAPFARQHGLPTLRICVSAGEGLPDATRQLWKEATGIEMLDGIGATEMFHIFISSAGQDVRRGAIGKVVPGYQARVVDDAGHEVPRGTIGKLAVIGPTGCRYLDDARQANYVRDGWNYPGDAFLQDEDGYFFYQARADDMIITAGYNVGGPEVEDALLRHPAVAECGVVGLPDEARGMIVKAFCVLKPGHLGDAAMVKTLQDHVKATIAPFKYPREIEFVNSLPRTETGKLQRFRLRQE, from the coding sequence ATGTCGGCCCACACAGACCCATTCGTCCACGATCGCCTGCCGCCGCGCGCGCAATGGCCCGAGCTGCGCTACGACCTGCCCGAACTGCAGTTGCCGGACCAGATCAACCTCGTGCAGGCGCTGCTTGACGATGCGCCGGCCAAGGGCTTTGCCGACCGGCCGATGCTGCGCTCGGCCCAGGTGGTCTTCACCTACGCCCAGGCACAGGAGCGGGTCAACCGCATCGCGCGGCTGCTGACCGAGGACTACGGACTCCAGCCGGGCAACCGCGTGCTGCTGCGTGGGGGCAACTCCGTGGGCCTGGCGCTGGCCTGGCTCGCGGTGGTCAAGGCCGGGCTGGTGGTGGTGGCGACCATGCCCCTGCTGCGCGCCCGCGAGCTGGGCGACATCATCGAGAAGGCGCAGCCCGTGCTGGCCATCTGCGATGCGCGGCTGCTGGACGAGCTGGAGCAGGCCCGCGCGGCCCACCCCTTGCTGAAGACGGTGCTTCACTACAACGCGCCGGACGATCCGCAGGATCTGGGCGCCTTGTGCGCGGGCAAAAGCGGCGAGTTCACGGCCTGCCCCACGTTGGCGGATGACATCGCGCTCATGGCCTTCACCTCGGGCACCACGGGCAAGCCCAAGGCCGCCCTGCATACCCACCGCGACGTCCTGGCCGCCTGCGAGGCCTGGCCCCGCCATGTGCTCAAGGCCACGCCGGACGACATCGTCATGGGTTCGCCTCCGCTGGCCTTCACGTTTGGCCTGGGCGGCCTGCTGGTGTTCCCGATGTGGGCGGGCGCCTCGGTGTATTTCCCCGACGTGCCCTACACGCCGGAGGCCATGGTGAAGCTGATCAACGAGACCGGCGCCACCATCTGCTACACCGCGCCCACTTTTTACCGGCAGATGGCGCCGTTCGCGCGCCAGCATGGCCTGCCCACGCTGCGCATCTGCGTGAGCGCGGGCGAGGGCCTGCCCGACGCCACACGCCAGCTCTGGAAGGAAGCCACCGGCATCGAGATGCTCGATGGCATTGGCGCCACCGAGATGTTCCACATCTTCATTTCATCGGCGGGCCAGGACGTGCGCCGTGGCGCCATCGGCAAGGTGGTGCCCGGCTACCAGGCCCGGGTGGTGGACGATGCCGGCCACGAGGTGCCGCGCGGCACCATCGGCAAGCTGGCCGTGATCGGCCCGACGGGCTGCAGGTACCTTGACGATGCGCGCCAGGCCAACTACGTGAGGGACGGCTGGAACTACCCCGGCGATGCCTTCCTTCAGGACGAGGACGGCTACTTCTTCTACCAGGCGCGGGCTGACGACATGATCATCACGGCCGGCTACAACGTGGGGGGGCCGGAAGTCGAGGACGCCTTGCTGCGCCACCCGGCCGTGGCCGAGTGCGGCGTGGTGGGTCTGCCCGACGAGGCCCGCGGCATGATCGTCAAGGCCTTCTGCGTGCTCAAGCCGGGGCATCTGGGCGACGCGGCCATGGTCAAGACGCTGCAGGACCATGTGAAGGCGACGATCGCGCCGTTCAAATACCCCCGGGAGATCGAGTTCGTCAACAGCCTGCCGCGCACCGAAACCGGCAAGCTCCAGAGATTCAGATTGAGGCAGGAATGA
- a CDS encoding MarR family transcriptional regulator — protein MDLEARAHSEHPEALRLWLRLLTCTQLVEKQVRSRLREQFDTTLPRFDLMSQLERAPDGLKMNELSRRMMVTGGNVTGITDQLVAEGLVERVDVAGDRRAYRVRLTAKGRKLFHDMAREHEQWIVSALEALSEREVATLYKLLGKVKEHTQAPTEPA, from the coding sequence ATGGATCTGGAAGCCCGCGCCCACAGCGAACACCCCGAAGCCCTGCGCCTGTGGCTGCGCCTGCTGACCTGCACCCAGCTGGTGGAAAAGCAGGTGCGCAGCCGGCTGCGCGAGCAGTTTGACACCACGCTGCCGCGCTTTGATCTGATGTCGCAGCTGGAGCGCGCGCCCGACGGCCTGAAGATGAACGAGCTGTCGCGCCGCATGATGGTGACCGGCGGCAACGTCACCGGCATCACCGACCAGCTGGTGGCCGAGGGCCTGGTCGAGCGCGTGGACGTGGCCGGCGACCGGCGCGCCTACCGCGTGCGCCTGACGGCCAAGGGCCGCAAGCTGTTCCACGACATGGCGCGCGAGCATGAGCAATGGATCGTCTCGGCGCTGGAAGCGCTGAGTGAACGCGAAGTGGCCACCCTGTACAAGCTGCTGGGCAAGGTCAAGGAACATACCCAAGCCCCCACGGAGCCCGCATGA
- a CDS encoding bifunctional salicylyl-CoA 5-hydroxylase/oxidoreductase yields the protein MNILCVGGGPAGLYFALLMKQRHPAYRVVVVERNRPFDTFGWGVVLSDQTLDNLRQADEPSARLIGDAFNHWDDIEVFFKGRSVRSTGHGFCGIGRKHLLNILQDRCLALGVELVFETDVTDDQALAAQYQADLVIASDGLNSRIRNRYASVYQPDVDLRQCRFVWLGTHKTFDAFTFAFEQTEHGWFQAHAYKFNEDTSTFIVEAPESVWKAQGLDTMSQEEAIAFCERLFARYLDGHKLISNASHLRGAAIWIRFPRVVCKTWVHRETINGKSVPIVLMGDAAHTAHFSIGSGTKLALEDAIDLADEFSSGHDIDTVLQGYEARRSVEVLKIQNAARNSTEWFENVERYSGMQVEQFAYSLLTRSQRISHENLRLRDARWLEGYEGWLAGGKPVLPMLTPLKVRGIELKNRIVVSPMATYSAVDGVPQDFHLVHLGARALGGAALVMVEMTSPDADGRITPGCPGLWNDTQQAAFTRIVDFVHGQSSAKIGLQLGHSGPKGSTQLGWETTDEPLVAPGGRADAAPNWPLLAASAVAYGEQNQVPRAMTRDDMLRLKQAFVDATRRAAAAGFDWLELHCAHGYLLSSFITPLTNQRTDEFGGSLENRCRYPLEVFSAMREAWPAHLPLSVRISAHDWAPGGHTADDAVAVARLFKAAGCDMIDVSSGQTTRAARPVYGRMYQTPFADRIRNEAGIQTIAVGAISEADHANSIIAAGRADLCAIARPHLADPAWTLHEAARLESQAVQWPRQYLSGRDQLYREISRQKQLGVQAGRPPSAIKNIATSEES from the coding sequence ATGAATATCCTGTGTGTTGGCGGCGGCCCCGCCGGCCTGTATTTCGCGCTGCTGATGAAGCAGCGGCATCCGGCCTACCGCGTGGTGGTGGTGGAGCGCAACCGCCCTTTTGACACCTTTGGCTGGGGCGTGGTGCTGTCGGACCAGACGCTGGACAACCTGCGCCAGGCCGACGAGCCCAGCGCGCGGCTGATCGGCGACGCCTTCAACCACTGGGACGACATTGAGGTGTTCTTCAAGGGGCGCTCGGTGCGCTCCACGGGCCATGGTTTTTGCGGCATCGGGCGCAAGCACCTGCTCAACATCCTGCAGGACCGCTGCCTGGCGCTGGGCGTGGAGCTGGTGTTCGAGACCGACGTGACCGACGACCAGGCCCTGGCCGCCCAGTACCAGGCCGACCTGGTGATCGCCAGCGACGGGCTGAACAGCCGCATCCGCAACCGCTACGCCAGCGTCTACCAGCCCGATGTGGACCTGCGCCAGTGCCGCTTTGTCTGGCTGGGCACGCACAAGACCTTTGACGCCTTCACCTTCGCCTTCGAGCAGACCGAGCACGGCTGGTTCCAGGCGCATGCCTACAAGTTCAACGAGGACACCTCGACCTTCATCGTGGAGGCGCCCGAATCCGTCTGGAAGGCCCAGGGCCTGGACACCATGAGCCAGGAGGAGGCCATTGCGTTCTGCGAGCGCCTGTTTGCCCGCTACCTGGACGGCCACAAGCTGATCAGCAATGCCTCGCACCTGCGCGGCGCGGCCATCTGGATCCGCTTCCCGCGCGTGGTCTGCAAGACCTGGGTGCACCGGGAAACCATCAACGGCAAGAGCGTGCCCATCGTGCTGATGGGCGATGCGGCCCACACCGCGCACTTCTCGATCGGCAGCGGCACCAAGCTGGCGCTGGAAGACGCGATCGACCTGGCCGACGAGTTCAGCTCCGGCCACGACATCGACACCGTGCTGCAGGGCTACGAGGCCCGCCGCAGCGTGGAGGTGCTCAAGATCCAGAACGCGGCCCGCAACTCGACCGAGTGGTTCGAGAACGTGGAACGCTACAGCGGCATGCAGGTGGAGCAGTTCGCCTATTCGCTGCTCACGCGCTCGCAGCGCATCAGCCACGAGAACCTGCGCCTGCGCGACGCGCGCTGGCTCGAGGGCTACGAGGGCTGGCTGGCGGGCGGCAAGCCGGTGCTGCCCATGCTCACCCCGCTCAAGGTGCGCGGCATCGAGCTCAAGAACCGCATCGTGGTCTCGCCCATGGCCACCTACAGCGCCGTGGACGGCGTGCCCCAGGACTTCCACCTGGTGCACCTGGGTGCGCGCGCCCTCGGCGGCGCGGCGCTGGTGATGGTGGAAATGACCAGCCCCGACGCCGATGGCCGCATCACGCCGGGCTGCCCCGGCCTGTGGAACGACACCCAGCAGGCGGCCTTCACGCGCATCGTCGATTTCGTGCACGGCCAGAGCAGCGCGAAGATCGGCCTGCAGCTGGGCCACAGCGGCCCCAAGGGCTCCACCCAGCTGGGCTGGGAAACCACCGACGAACCGCTCGTGGCCCCGGGCGGCCGCGCCGACGCCGCGCCCAACTGGCCGCTGCTGGCCGCCAGTGCCGTGGCCTACGGCGAGCAGAACCAGGTGCCGCGGGCCATGACGCGTGACGACATGCTGCGGCTCAAGCAGGCCTTTGTGGACGCCACCCGGCGGGCCGCGGCCGCGGGCTTCGACTGGCTTGAGCTGCACTGCGCCCACGGCTACCTGCTGTCCAGCTTCATCACCCCGCTGACCAACCAGCGCACCGACGAGTTTGGCGGTTCCCTCGAGAACCGCTGCCGCTACCCGCTCGAGGTGTTCAGCGCCATGCGCGAGGCCTGGCCCGCGCACCTGCCCCTGAGCGTTCGCATCTCGGCCCACGACTGGGCCCCCGGCGGCCACACGGCCGACGACGCGGTGGCCGTGGCGCGCCTGTTCAAGGCCGCGGGCTGCGACATGATCGATGTGTCCTCGGGCCAGACCACGCGCGCCGCCCGGCCGGTTTATGGCCGCATGTACCAGACCCCGTTTGCCGACCGCATCCGCAACGAGGCCGGCATCCAGACCATTGCCGTGGGCGCCATCAGCGAGGCCGACCATGCCAACAGCATCATCGCCGCGGGCCGGGCCGACCTGTGCGCGATTGCCCGCCCGCACCTGGCCGACCCGGCGTGGACCCTGCACGAGGCCGCGCGTCTCGAAAGCCAGGCCGTGCAGTGGCCGCGCCAGTACCTGAGCGGCCGCGACCAGCTCTACCGCGAGATTTCAAGGCAAAAACAGCTTGGAGTCCAGGCGGGGCGGCCACCATCAGCTATTAAAAACATAGCAACCTCCGAGGAGAGCTGA
- a CDS encoding RidA family protein yields the protein MKLLQPPGWATPRGYANGVAARGTLVFVGGQIGWNGQQQFESDDFIAQTAQALANIAAVLKEAGAGPEHMVRMTWYVVDRVEYVRRLKELGEAYRQVMGRHFPAMTCVEVSGLVEDRAKVEIEVTAVVPD from the coding sequence ATGAAATTATTGCAACCGCCCGGATGGGCAACACCCCGCGGCTACGCCAATGGCGTGGCCGCGCGCGGCACCCTGGTGTTCGTCGGCGGACAGATCGGCTGGAACGGCCAGCAGCAGTTCGAGTCGGACGACTTCATCGCCCAGACCGCCCAGGCCCTGGCCAACATTGCCGCGGTCCTCAAGGAGGCCGGCGCGGGGCCCGAGCACATGGTGCGCATGACCTGGTATGTGGTGGACCGCGTGGAGTACGTGCGGCGCCTCAAGGAACTGGGCGAAGCCTACCGCCAGGTCATGGGGCGCCATTTCCCCGCCATGACCTGCGTGGAGGTCAGCGGCCTGGTGGAAGACCGCGCGAAGGTGGAGATCGAGGTCACGGCCGTCGTCCCCGACTGA
- a CDS encoding enoyl-CoA hydratase family protein → MKHYIGASNPMRAQFDARAGYQARHFSWAFDAGVGTITLNRPERKNPLTFDSYAELRDLFHALRFSTDVKVIVVTGAGGNFCSGGDVHEIIGPLTKMSMPELLEFTRMTGDLVKTMRNCPQPVIGAIDGICAGAGAMMALACDLRYGTPATKTAFLFTRVGLAGADMGACALLPRVIGQGRASELLFTGRAMTAAEGLAWGFFNALHDAADLLPKAQAMALELAQGPTFAHGMTKTMLQQEWAMTIEQAIEAEAQAQAICMQTQDFTRAYEAFAAKQKPVFGGD, encoded by the coding sequence ATGAAACACTACATTGGCGCCAGCAACCCCATGCGCGCGCAGTTCGACGCCCGGGCCGGCTACCAGGCCCGGCATTTCAGCTGGGCGTTTGACGCCGGCGTGGGCACCATCACGCTGAACCGGCCCGAGCGCAAGAACCCCCTGACCTTTGACTCCTACGCGGAGCTGCGCGACCTGTTCCACGCGCTGCGCTTTTCCACCGACGTGAAGGTAATCGTGGTCACCGGCGCTGGCGGCAACTTCTGCTCGGGCGGCGATGTGCACGAGATCATCGGCCCGCTCACCAAAATGAGCATGCCCGAGCTGCTCGAGTTCACGCGCATGACGGGCGACCTGGTCAAGACCATGCGCAACTGCCCGCAGCCGGTGATTGGCGCCATTGACGGCATCTGCGCGGGCGCGGGCGCGATGATGGCGCTGGCTTGCGACCTGCGCTACGGCACGCCGGCCACCAAGACCGCCTTCCTGTTCACCCGCGTCGGGCTGGCGGGCGCCGACATGGGCGCCTGTGCGCTGCTGCCCCGTGTGATTGGCCAGGGGCGGGCCTCGGAGCTGCTGTTCACCGGCCGCGCCATGACCGCGGCCGAGGGCCTGGCCTGGGGCTTCTTCAATGCCCTGCACGACGCCGCCGACCTGCTGCCCAAGGCCCAGGCCATGGCCCTGGAGCTGGCCCAGGGACCGACCTTTGCCCACGGCATGACCAAGACCATGCTGCAGCAGGAATGGGCCATGACCATCGAGCAGGCCATTGAAGCCGAGGCCCAGGCCCAGGCCATCTGCATGCAGACCCAGGACTTCACGCGGGCCTACGAGGCGTTTGCGGCCAAACAGAAGCCGGTCTTCGGAGGGGATTGA